The DNA region TGTATTTGTTGATGGAATAGCGCCTTCAAGCTGTCCAAGGATACTCTCACTTCGAAGTGTCCCTAGATTCGTTAGTGTATCTATTGCCTGCTTATATTCTTCGTAGGTACAAAAAGCAGACGGGTCCTTTTCCACATACACACCAATTAGTTGATCAAGTGTTTCAATCTTTTTTGCCCATTGACCCTGCTTTAAATAATCTGAAACAATTGTTTCCAAATATTCATGATACGTTGCTTTATAAGTCTCCTGACTTAATAAGATATTAAAAAGAGGACGTTCTTCCATGGTGACACCACTTACAGGCGTGTCGATAGGAAAATTAACAACCTCTGTCATACTGTTGGATGAGAACCCACCAAAAGCCAAATTATAGTCCCAGGGTAAAATAGTAAGCTTCCCATCATTTTCGTAAATGTAATAGTTTTGTGCCATATTAGAACTATAACTATCTAGATTCACTACTACTGTATGGGCCGCCATATATCTTAGTATGACATCTACATCCCAGTATTTTTCCAGTTCCTCGCCCTCTTGCAAATGCTTCAATGCCTCTATGACCTTTTTCTGATCACTTTCTCCAATTTTTCCCACGCCATTTTCAAATATTGCAGCATAGCTGGTCATTAAATCATCTGTGTACTTAAGGTCACCACCGGTATTCCCATTATTACCCATACCCATGCCTCTTCCTACTATACCTTCTCTTCCTTCAACGCCTTCACCCCTCTTCGGTATAAATTCATCTGAAACGACCCCTTCTCGAGTTCGTGCATCCTGCATACCCGGATTCATAACAACAGCAGAACCACTTGAAGATGTATTACCTTGAGGTCTTTGGGCTTGATTGGCATCCATGTGATTACTGCCTATGTCCATGGATTTGACATTATATAGATTGCCACTGGTATTCCCATAAACACGGCTTTGATAACTATCATCATATAATTCTACAGCAAGATAAAAACCCCATGTTTCGCCATTGACGGAAACGTCTGTAAACCCGTACAAGGGCGTATCCACTTCCATATAGGCCATGATGTCATAAGATAAATATTCCTTCATATAGCTGTTATCACCAATCATATTATTCATGACCATGGTATCAAGGCCCATAAATGTTTGACCTTTAATATACTGATCAAATTTAAGCCTAAAACTGAATCTGTCAGAGGTATCATCTCTAGCGACTTGTGATAGACTTGAGTTGCCTTTTGGGCGTATGCCTACATTTTTTATTTCTTTTCCGTTAATCACCACATCGACCATGATATAGGTTTCTGCCGTCGCATTCTCAAGCATCGTCGACCAAGCCGTTGGGTCAGCAATGATATCTAGACTGATGACGTCACCGTTAAAAACAAAATCTGCATAATCCATAGTCACACTTTCGCTACTTGTAGTATCAAAAGCGTAACCAATCAGTAATGTGCTTATTCCAAGAGCCATCACTGTAGCCATCATGACAATCCAGTGTATGTATTTACTTTTTATCACAAAAATGCCTCCCCTCTATAAATATTCACCGTTGTAACTCACCAATATAGCGTTTTCTACGTTGTTAATTAACAAGAGTTCATTGACGAGACTGGCATTCATATCCAACAATCGTACTTCTACTGTTAACTCAATACCATTTCTAGACACTGTTTTTGCTTTCATCAAATGTTTCTTGGTTTTAGATTTGATAAGAGACAAGACTTCTGTCTCTGCCATATCTTCCAAACAATTGACCACGATTAGATAAGGTGTATCTGTGCTTTTTCGATTTACAAAAATCAAAAGCACGATACTGATAAATATGGAACCAATAATACCAAGGGGTATAAGACCGGCTCCTGTTACAATACCAATTGAAATGGACCAGAATAAAAAAGCAATATCCAGTGATTCTTTGACAGCTGTTCTAAAGCGTACTATGGACAGAGCACCCACCATACCAAGGGATAAAATAATATTTGATGTCACCGCTAAAATGATAAGGGTGGTAATTAAGGTCATCGCAATAAGAGATACCCCAAAAGATGCTGAGTACATAACACCTGTAAAGGTCATCTTATAAACATAAAAAATCATTAGACCTAAACATAGAGATACAACCATAGCAAGGGCTATATCCGTGAGTGAAAAGGTTGCTGCTTTTTCTAAAAAACTGCTTTTAAAAATATCCTGAAATGTCATATATATTCTCCTTTAATTCTGCAAATGGCGTATTTTGAAAAAGCCACTGTTTGTCTGTTAGGAATCTGTGTTGCTGTTGCCATAACTTGTGGTAAAAAATGATCATATTTGACCTCAAGAATGATGTCCTGGATGATGGCTTTTCCGATAAACGTCGGATTTAGAAATTGCTGGATCTGGTCGCTCCCTCTTATGTTAGAGTCTATGGTGATGCGAACATTACCTGCTGAATATATAAAAGCTCTTCTGGTATAATCCACAATGCTTTTTGGGCTCAGTTGCTGACTACGCATCTTTGCGTATAGCTCTTTATGCAAATCCATAGAACTTTCCTTTAAAAAATCTATTTTCCCTTCTAGTAAATACCTGCACTGATCCCCTGTTAAGGGTGCAGATGTTTTGTGGCAAAGTCCTCTATATTTGCTCTTTTTTTCAAGTTTAATATAAGACAAGTCCTCACCATAATAGCGTATTCTAAATTTTTCCCTTGAAGGTACACCATTCACCTTTTCCATCAACGCCTTATCGTAAAGGTTATCAAAGTAAAGGCTCCTGACTTGATAGGTGCCATCTGTTCCTCCATGACTATCTGCTTTTGCAACATGACTGAGTCTTGAAATCAAACCAATGACATCAAACGTATTAATAGAATGCTTCAATTCATGACGGTATTTTCGATTATGCATATTACCGCTCCTTTCTTCGTTATGAACCCATTCTAAAACAAAAACCTTAACCAAACCTTAACTTAAATATTCTAGCTTTTAAGGTTGATTCAAGGTTTGTATTCTAAAATATGATATACTTATTGAATAATTATGTGAAAGGAGAGGAGCCTTAACATGCGCATTCTAATTATTGAAGACGAAGTACCTCTTGCTGAGGCACTGTTGCAGATTCTCAAGAAAAATAATTATTCCGTTGACATGGTCCATGACGGCGAAGCCGGCCTTGACTATAGCTTGAGCAATATTTATGATGTCATCTTGCTGGATATCATGTTACCAAAAATGGACGGATTAACCCTTCTTAAGCATCTAAGAAAAGAAAGCATTCACACGCCTGTACTCCTTCTAACAGCTCGAGGTGAGATTTCACAACGGGTTGAAGGCCTTGATAGCGGTGCTGATGATTATCTTGTCAAACCTTTTGCTTCTGAAGAGCTTCTTGCTAGAATACGTGTCCTTTCTCGTAGAAAGGGTGATGTTCCAATAGATGATGGTCTATCTTATGGAGATCTCAAGTTAAATCCAAGCACGCTAAAACTAACCAAGGACCACCTTGAAATCAAAATGACCTTAAGAGAGTATGAATTACTTGAGCTTCTTATCCTTAGGAAAGGTATGGTAACTTCTAAAGAAAGCATTCTTGAAAAACTTTGGGGTTTTGATACAGAAGCTGAGCACAATCATGTTGAAGTCTATATTTCTTTCCTAAGAAAAAAACTGAACTTTATCGGTTCAACTGTATCCATCCACACTTTACGGGGTGTTGGTTATACTTTGGAGGTGCATTGAATGTTTGAAAAACTAAGAACCCGACTGATTTTAATGAATCTTCTCATCATTACCATATTAATAATCAGTGGCTTTTCGGCGATTTTTATCTTCACTTATAACGATATAAACAGTCGTATTGATATGGAATTACATCGCATTGCTGATTTTCAAGAATTTGGCAATAGCCGTTCATCTTCCCAACCTAATAGACCCAATCCCTCAATCTTAGAACCGAATCGATCCCTTTCTTTTGTTCTTTTTGTTAATGATCAATGGCAATTACTTCGTGCTACCAGTTTTTTTGAAGCAGAAGAAAATTTCTATGATACTGCTATAGAAGCTTTCTTAAAAGAGCGTCCTTCTAAAGTCATCGAATTTGATGGTAGCAAATGGTCTTATTTGGTGAAGTCCAATAACATGGGTTATCACTTGGTCTTTTTAGATGTCACCAGTCAATACGCCATGCTTACAAGATTAATCTATACTTTTTTAGTTGCAATGGCCATTATGCTACTTTTTATTTTCCTCATTAGCCGCTTTTTAACAGACAGATCCATACGTCCTGTAAAAGAGGCTTATGAAAAACAAAAACAGTTTGTCGGCGATGCATCCCATGAACTTAAGACACCACTTGCAGTTATAAATACTAATGTTGACGTACTCCTTGCCAACCATGCATCAAGTATTGCCGATTATTCGAAATGGCTTAAGAATATACAATTCGAGACGGATCGGATGGATCATCTGGTTCATGACTTGCTGTTTCTGACTCAGATGGACCAAGTCAATCCGGATCTCATCTACAGTGTTTTTGACCTAAGTTACACTATTGAAAACGCACTTTTATCGATGGAAGCAATATTGTACGAAAAAGGACTCAAACTGAATCATCAGCTTGAGCCCTCAATGAAAATAAATGGTAATCACCAACAAATCTATCAAGTGATTATGATTTTACTGGATAACGCCATCAAATATACTTCTGAAAAAGGTAGCATTCATTTAAACTTACAAAGGCATAGTCAACATGCTATTTTCACCATCACCAATACCGGTGAGGGTATACCTAAAGAGCATATTAACAGAATTTTTGACCGTTTTTACCGCGTAGATGCCTCTAGGACACGGTCAAGTGGGGGGTACGGTCTTGGTCTTGCTATCGCAAAATCCATAATCGAACAACATCGTGGTAAGATTTCAGTATCAAGTATCCCTAATGAGAGTACTACTTTTATGATAAAACTTAACACACTTTAAAGCACTTAATGAGTCTAGAGTTCCTTAATCACGCAGCGATTTTTACCGGCTACTTTTGCAGCATACATAGCCTGATCTGCCTCTCTAACCATATTTTCAAGGGTCAAATCCTCATACGCAACTGCATGGGCTATACCAATGCTGACCGTAACGTAACCTGTTTTTGTTTTGATGTTTTCTATTTTTAGATTTTCAATGGAAGCTCTTATACGCTCGGCTCTATCTAGCACTTGTTCTTTTGTTAAGTGGGTTATTGCCACAACAAACTCTTCTCCACCATAACGAGCGAGTAGGTCTGTTTTTCTATTTAAAGAATTTTGCATAGACTTTGCAATCTGAATCAGACAATTGTCACCTTCAACATGACCATAAGTATCATTAAAAATCTTAAAATCATCTATATCAAGCATTATAATGGTAAATGACAATGCGCTACGGTTGGCCAACTCAAACATGAAGCTGCCACTCTCGTCAAACTTTCTACGATTGCCGATATGTAATAGTTGATCCGTGTAGGATAAGTCTTTTAGAATTTGATTCTTCTCTTCAAGCTCCTTTGTTCGCGTTGCCACTTCTTCTTCGAGGATTTCTACATGATGTATAATTTTTTGTCCCATGCTATTGAAGCTATTCTTTAATTCATAAATCTCATTTTTATGATGATCCATATCCAACTTAACATAAATGCCTTGCTCAAGTTTCTTAGTTGCATCATTAAGTTTGATAATAGGCATTACAATACGTTTGACACTAACCACTGTCCCTGCAATAAACAATGCTGTGATGAAAGCTACTAAAAGAAGGGTCCAAGCTAAAGTTGTTCTTAGATCTTCTAAAAAATCATCTTTCATCAAAGCGATATAGATATTCCAATCTAAGTTCTCATATGTATAGGACATTTTGGTCACCATATAGGATTTACTATGAATGCTTAAGTCTTCTTCAAAAGATTGATCTGCTGATAAGATAGTCCTGATTACCGAATTATCCACATCATGAATGGATACATTGACAGACTTGTCGTCGACTAATTTAAAAATCTCATCATCTGTGGTTGTTGCCACAAGTTGTTCGTCCTGATCTACGATAAATACCAGACCGTTATTTCCAATAGGTAATTCTCTAAGAGATTCACCTAGCCATGTTAGCAATACATCAACGCCAAAAACGCCAACCAGTTCATCTTTTTCATAATATGGAAGACTTGCTGTAATCGTTGGCTCCTTAAACAAAAAATGGCTGTAGATTGAGCTAAAAACAACACCCTCAGATGACTCTGCACTTGTGTACCAAGGTCTAATTCTAGGGTCAAAATTCTCAAATACCTGAGTCAAGCTGTCAGCACTACCATAGGCATCAATACGATAGTATTCAGAATGGCCGGAGGTGGATGCATTATTACGACCAATATCTATGGTGCCATCAATATTACGTCTTGCACCGTAAAATTCACCACTTGGCAGTCCAACGTAAGACATGGTAACATTGGGATAATGCTTCACCATCATCGAAAAGAAACGTTCTCGGTTTTGGGGATCTTGGGTATTGAGTAAATTATTTTTCATGGCATCATGAGATATACGCGAAAGTTGCGTTGCTTCACCTAGGCGCGTGTTAAGTTCTCTATCTAACATAATCAACATCTCGCCTTGAAGTTCATTTAAGACTTGATTCACCATTTTTTGACTTTGAGTAATCAGTATACCCGCCATCAAAACCATGGTGCATAAAAAACTGATTATAAACGGTCGAAGCAAATCTCCTCTTATAGATTGTTTCCTGTTTGAAAATGGTAATTTCATAAGTCGTCTCCCTCTTTACGTCAAATGTTAGTACCTTATTGTTGGGTGAAAAAGTTGGTTAACCATAAGTATACGCCTACACACTATTCCTGTCTATTATATTATCTTCTCCTAAAGTAGGACGAATGCGGATACGGACAAGTGTACCTTGGCCAACATGTGATGATAAAGTTAAACCATAATCTTGACCATAATAAAGCTTTACCCTCTGATCTACGTTTTGTATACCTACACCACCGAGTCTTACCTCCTGCGGTTTGGTAGTTATCTTGGGATTCTGCATGTCAAAACCACAACCATTATCCTGGACTTCAAGTAAGATATCTTCTCCTTGTCTAAAAACACGTATGTCAATATGACCCGATGTGTCTTGTTTTCTTATACCGTGATAAATGGCATTCTCAACAATGGGCTGCAGAATAATCTTGGGAATGACAATCTCTGAAAGCCCTTCTTCTTCGTATATCGTATAACTTAACTGATTACCATAGCGTTCCTTCTGAATAAAAAGGTATTGTCGTACATGATCGACTTCACCTGCTATGGTCGTTGTTTCACTACCACCACTTAGGGATAATCTAAAAAACCTTGCCAAAGCTTTGGTAATCTCCACCACTTTATCCCCATCTCCAAATTCACCCATCCAAACAATGGTATCCAAGGTATTATATAAAAAATGAGGATTAATCTGACTATGGAGGACATTGAGCTCATAAGATCTTATGGATTTTTCTTGTTGGGCGATGTCGGTCATTAAAGCTTTGATTTTTACAATCATGTCATTATAATGGCTTGCTAAGCTCTGAGCTTCATAACAACCCTGTTCATCAATCGTTATCGCTTTTAAACCGCCCTCAATATCATTCATGGCTTCTTCAAGTTTATTGATTGGGTTCGTTATACGACCGGCAATGAAGGTAGCGCTAATCACCAATATACCTAAACCTACCAAGCCCACTAAAAAAATGGTTTCAATCAGCTGCTGCCTTATCGCTGATAAACCATCTAAAGATGCTAATCCTACAAGGGTCCAGTCAGAATCTCTCAAGCTATATTGATATATGAGCCGATTCATCCCCGGGTCATAGCCTTGAGTCATAGCACTTATCTCTATTAAATTATTTCTTTTGTCTTCATCTTCAAAATACCTGGTGTCTTCATGATAGACCACTTCATTTTGACTATTCAAAATAAAGGCATAACCCTCCATGCCTAGATTAATATCTTTCAAATAATCCTCAATAACGCTGTATTTAAAATCAATGACTAAAACACCTAAATTTTCTCCATTACGATCTTTGATTTCTCTACTTAATGAAATGACCCAGTGCATCTTGTCCATGTTAAATCCTTGCATTCTAGCAGATGTTAGGGTAGGCATAGTCCCTGAATCTATTGCAGATAGGTACCAAGGTTCTTTCATCATATCATCTGACATACTCATGTCTAGGCTAGATTCGTTGGAGATGAGCTGGCCCTCTTTACCGACAACGATGATCGATAGAATGGATTGGTCACCTTCTCTAACTGTGTCTATCAGACGGTTAATGTCCTGTGCCTCGTTGGGTAAAGGTTTTTGAACAGACAGATATCTTATGGTTGAAGGATTCTCTGCTATAATCTTAGTCAGATCCTTCATTTTATCGATATAGGCTTCTATGGCACTACCGCTTTTGTCTACAGCCATTCTTGTACTGTTTAATGTCTCGCTAAGTACAATGCCGGAAATACTGTAATACAAAATAAAGCCAATCAGAACAACCGTTACCAGACTGGCAATAAAATAGAAAAAAGCAATTTGTACTTGAAGTCTCTTGAAAAACTGTTGCTTGAACATGCTAATCCCCTACTTTCTCTCTGTACTGATTGGGGCTATAACCAAATCTTTTCTTAAATGCTGCACTAAAATAATTGGGATCCGTTAAACCTACGGCCTCACTGATTTCATAGTTTTTCATCTGGCTACTCAGTAATAAGAGCTTAGCTTGATCCAATCTTTTGGTTAAGACATATTCTTTAAAAGTTATTCCGAAGATTTTCTTAAAAAGCCCACTTAGATAACCCATACTTAGACCCAGTTCATCTGCAAGGAAGCTTAGTGAAAAATCTGCTTTGTTCATATGCCTTTCCAGTAATTCCAAGATCTGCTCTTTATAACCTGTTTCATCATTGATCTCATTGTCTTTTTCTAACCGAAGGACAAGACCTTCTACAGCCTCATTTTTCTGACTGCTTTTGACCCGTTCAACCAACTTTTCAAGGAGTTGGGCTATATCTTTTTTGGATACAGGTTTTAGAATATAATCATCGACACCTACTTTGATGCCTTGTCTTGCATAGTCAAAATAATCATACCCGGTAATAATAGCTATCTTCACGCTTGGCTTTATAAGCTTAATACGTTCTGCAAACTCAAGACCATTCATTCTAGGCATATTGATATCCGCTAGAACAATATCCGGTTGCTCTCTAATAAAAATCTCAAGGCCGGTTTCACCATTGGCTGCCTCTAACATATCTGTAATACCCACGGCCTTAAGATCGACTAATTTTTTGATACCCATTCTGATAATGGGTTCATCATCCACAATCAACAACTTCATACGCTCACCCAATCCACTTTTAGATGCTAATCCTCAAGTTTTCATATCTATGATTTATTTTACCATATTCATATAGTCGGCGTAACCTTCTTCTTCCATTTTTTCATAGGGCACAAACCGAAGTGCCGCACTATTTAAGCAGTATCTTAATCCACCTTTATCTGCAGGACCATCCGGAAAAACATGTCCGAGATGACTATCACCAATGGTACTTCTTACATCAACTCTTTTGGTGAACAAGGTATTGTCCTCTTTAAAAACAACGGCATTCTCTGAAATAGGTACAAAAAAGCTGGGCCATCCGGTACCGGATTCGTATTTTGCTGCTGATGAGAATAGGGGCTCACCTGTAACGATGTCGACATAAATTCCGGCATCATGATTGTCCCAGTAAGTATTGTCAAATGCAGGCTCTGTTCCGTTTTCTTGTGTTACTTTGTATTGTAAGGGTGTAAGCATGGCTTCTATCTCCTCTTCGGTTGGTTTTTCATAGTTCATAGTTTTCATCTCCAATTCATCAAAATCAATGTGACAATAACCATCCGGATTCTTTTCCAAATAGTCCTGGTGATAGGTCTCTGCCAAGTAATAACCTTTTAGAGGTAATACTTCCGTCACGATTGGTTCTGTATAACGTTCCTGTTCCCTCTCAATCACCGCAGCAATAACATCTAGATCTTCTTCTTTGGTGTAGTAAATACCACTCCTATAAGATTCACCAATATCATTACCTTGTTTATTAAGGGATGTAGGATCCACTACTCTAAAGAAGGCGTCTAATAACTCTTCTAGAGTAACTTTACTGGTGTCGTAAGTAACATGTACCGTTTCTGCATGACCAGAACCGTCTAGGACATCTTCATAACTTGGGTTCTCTGTGTCTCCATTGGCATAACCGGACGTAACATCATAGACCCCATATATACGTGCCATATAAGCTTCAACGCCCCAGAAACAACCTCCGGCAAGCCATATCTCATCCAATTGATCCATATCAAATTCAACTTCTAGGTTAGGATTAGCGGGAAATGGACTATCCGGTGGCGGAACCAGTTTAGAAGATACTGTACCTTCAATGATACCCTCTTGACCGGCACTTTTCATTGTACTTATTTTATTTATGTCTGATCCACTACAAGCTGTAAAAATGAGCAATGCGGTTAAAATCAATACTATTGCTTTTGTAATCATCATTTCAATGCCTCCTTCTAATGTATCATGCTAAAACTTTCATTAATGGTTGCTTCATTCACATGACCGGGTAGTACTTTGACCAATACACCATCTGAACCAATATATGCAGAGGTTGGGTAAGCGCGAACGCCATATTCTCTAGCATACACACCGTCTTCGTCGAGTAAGACGATCATATTCTCAGTGTCTAATCCTTCGTACCAGAGCTTGAAGGCCTCTGTTTCTTTCTCGTTTTTGTAACCCGGTGATACTATCGTTATGACCCTATATCCTTCAGACCTTCCACTTAGATCATCCAGTTCATCCATACCTGAAAGACATATGGAACACCATGATGCCCAAAACTTCACATACACTTTTTCTCCTTTTAATGCTTCAAGAGATAAAGTCTGGCCGTTTGTGTCCATCAAGGTAAAAGCAGGTGCTTGATTACCTTCATTTTTCATACTCTCTTCTTCACTCATCATATCTTCTTCTTCCATCACGTCCTCTTCTTCCATCATGTCTTCTTCTTCCATTACCTCTTCTTCTTCCATCATGTCCTCTTCTATTGTGGTTTCAGACTCCATCTGAGGCTTACCACAACCTACAGCGACTAAAGACATAATCGTTATAAGACCAATTACCATTAATATCTTTTTCATACTACGGCTCCTTTCTTAGTGTTACAAACGCTTCTTATCGAATATTAGTTTCATAAAATACAGTTATATAATTAAGCTGGTCTGTCATAAGTATAATGCCCATGATAATAATGATGATGCCGCCGGCAATTTTTATTTTTCCCATGTGTTTATTTAACTTCTTCATTGGGACTAGAAGTAAATCAGAAAATAAAGCTAATATCATGAATGGAATCATCAAGCCGAGGGCATATATGAACATCAACCAGCCACCATATGCAGCTTGACCTCTACTTGCCGAAAGCGCCATCACAGCACCAAGCACCGGTCCAATACAAGGTGTCCATCCAAAGCTAAAGGTGAAGCCAAGTAGATAGGTACCGAGGATACCGGCATTGTCACTGGCTTTAAGTCTTAGCTTACTTTCCCGCTCAAGTGTTTTAAAGTGTATGAGTCCTGTTTGGTGAATACCAAGTAATATGACTATAGCACCACAGATTCTAATAAACCATGTGGAGCTGATGAGTGAACCCAGACTCCCAGCACCAAACCCTAGCAGGATAAAGCTGGTCGATATCCCGACAACAAATATAAATGTCTTAAAAATCAACATAGGATGGATGGTCAAGGATCCAAATTGTTTACTTGTGCTTTCTCCCCCAACTAAATCAGCTGAAAGACGTGATACATATACCGGTAATATTGGTAAAATACAAGGTGCAAAAAATGATAGAATTCCTGCAACAAAGACCGTACTCATAAATAAAGATTCAGTTGCCATGGTTTCACCTCTTTTCTCGTGTAGCTTAAGTCTATTATATAATGATAATCATTATCATACAATGTATTTGGTTCATCACTTTCTTAGATTACTTCATAAATACTTTAGGTTATGGCGTTAAAACTATTGGATTAATGACTCCGATAATGATATAGTAAATAACAGAAAACAAAGGAGACCTATATGAATACACAAATAGATTTAGATAAAATCCGTACAACAGCAGAAAACTATTATAGAAATGGTGATTTTTATTGCTCTGAGGCTATTGTTAAGACCATCAAAGATGAATTCCAGCTCTCAGTATCCGATGACATCATCGCTGCTGCTTCCGGCTTCCCTGTTGGCATGGGGAACTCTGGATGTAGTTGTGGCGCTGTAGTAGGCGGCATCATGACCTTAGGACTGGTTTTCGGTCGTACTGAGGCTAAAGATAAAAAAGTAGTGAAGACCATGAAATTGGCCAATGAATTACATGAGACTTTTAGAAAAAAACACAAAACCTTATGCTGTAGAGTTTTAACCAAAGGCATGCGACTTGGTTCCCGCAAGCATATGGATCAATGCATCTCTTTTACAGGTGAAGTTGCTGAAGAAGTCGCCAAAATTATAGTTCGAGAATCCGGTAAATTAAGATCATCAAGTAAAAACTGATATATTCCAAATCATCATTAATAAATAAGTTCTAATCTGTATAAATAGAAAGACCAAAGGATTATCCTTTGGTCTTTCTATTTATAGGCTTTTTGTTATGTAAGACAAGATGTATAACAACTTGTAGATTATAATTCGGTATACCCTCTTACTAACCAATAATTGTATCCCTAGTCTTAATTATCGTTGTCATCATCATCGTCGTCATCGTTGTCGTCATCATCATCGTCGTCATCATCGTCATCATCGTCATCATCATCATCGTCATCATCGTCGTCGTCATCATCGTCGTCATTATCGTCATCTTTATCGTCATCTTTATCAAATTCCAGTACTTTTCCTGTATAAGCATCTATCTCAATCTCATATTCTCGACCTTCGAATCTTATCTCAATCTCATACTCTGCATCATCGTCATCATCATCAAATTCAAACTTGATAATTTCGCCATTTGCTAGACCCAAAGCTATTTTCTTTGCCGCTTCTACACCGATGACGTCTCTGGATATACTCGAATCATATTCATCATCATCGTCATCATCATCTTTCTCAAATTCTAGTACTTTTCCTGTATATGCATCTATCTCAATCTCATATTCTCGACCTTCGAATATGAGTTCTATCTCATATTTTAAGTCATTATCGTCGTCATCAAATTCGAATTTTTTAATCTCGCCATTAACTAGACCTAGAGCTATTTTTTGGGCAGCTTCTACACCAATAACTTGTCTGGAATCTGATAACACTGTCGTTTCTTTGGTTGTTTTTTCCGCAGCTTCTGAGGCACTATCTACTTTGTTTTGTTCTGAAGAACTTTTGTTGTTATCTTCTTTATTTTGTGTCGCGCCGGTAACAGCATCTACATTTGCGACTATAACATTTTCTACAACACTTGTTTTTTGATCATCCGTCTTAGCTAGTATTGCTTTATTAGAATCATTCAGATCGCTTTTGTTAATGACAGCATCTGCTGAAGCTGAAGCTACTGTACGTGTTAAAACAAGGGCTTCTATCTGTTTATTTTCTAAATAAACCGATATCATCTGGTTAACTTTATCCACATATTTTTTTTGTGATTGTTCGTCCGTAACGGTAATTGTAACCTTATTGTCCTGACCGCCTGA from Petrocella atlantisensis includes:
- a CDS encoding sensor histidine kinase, coding for MFEKLRTRLILMNLLIITILIISGFSAIFIFTYNDINSRIDMELHRIADFQEFGNSRSSSQPNRPNPSILEPNRSLSFVLFVNDQWQLLRATSFFEAEENFYDTAIEAFLKERPSKVIEFDGSKWSYLVKSNNMGYHLVFLDVTSQYAMLTRLIYTFLVAMAIMLLFIFLISRFLTDRSIRPVKEAYEKQKQFVGDASHELKTPLAVINTNVDVLLANHASSIADYSKWLKNIQFETDRMDHLVHDLLFLTQMDQVNPDLIYSVFDLSYTIENALLSMEAILYEKGLKLNHQLEPSMKINGNHQQIYQVIMILLDNAIKYTSEKGSIHLNLQRHSQHAIFTITNTGEGIPKEHINRIFDRFYRVDASRTRSSGGYGLGLAIAKSIIEQHRGKISVSSIPNESTTFMIKLNTL
- a CDS encoding response regulator transcription factor, encoding MRILIIEDEVPLAEALLQILKKNNYSVDMVHDGEAGLDYSLSNIYDVILLDIMLPKMDGLTLLKHLRKESIHTPVLLLTARGEISQRVEGLDSGADDYLVKPFASEELLARIRVLSRRKGDVPIDDGLSYGDLKLNPSTLKLTKDHLEIKMTLREYELLELLILRKGMVTSKESILEKLWGFDTEAEHNHVEVYISFLRKKLNFIGSTVSIHTLRGVGYTLEVH
- a CDS encoding polyphosphate polymerase domain-containing protein, coding for MHNRKYRHELKHSINTFDVIGLISRLSHVAKADSHGGTDGTYQVRSLYFDNLYDKALMEKVNGVPSREKFRIRYYGEDLSYIKLEKKSKYRGLCHKTSAPLTGDQCRYLLEGKIDFLKESSMDLHKELYAKMRSQQLSPKSIVDYTRRAFIYSAGNVRITIDSNIRGSDQIQQFLNPTFIGKAIIQDIILEVKYDHFLPQVMATATQIPNRQTVAFSKYAICRIKGEYI
- a CDS encoding DUF4956 domain-containing protein; its protein translation is MTFQDIFKSSFLEKAATFSLTDIALAMVVSLCLGLMIFYVYKMTFTGVMYSASFGVSLIAMTLITTLIILAVTSNIILSLGMVGALSIVRFRTAVKESLDIAFLFWSISIGIVTGAGLIPLGIIGSIFISIVLLIFVNRKSTDTPYLIVVNCLEDMAETEVLSLIKSKTKKHLMKAKTVSRNGIELTVEVRLLDMNASLVNELLLINNVENAILVSYNGEYL
- a CDS encoding CotH kinase family protein, which produces MIKSKYIHWIVMMATVMALGISTLLIGYAFDTTSSESVTMDYADFVFNGDVISLDIIADPTAWSTMLENATAETYIMVDVVINGKEIKNVGIRPKGNSSLSQVARDDTSDRFSFRLKFDQYIKGQTFMGLDTMVMNNMIGDNSYMKEYLSYDIMAYMEVDTPLYGFTDVSVNGETWGFYLAVELYDDSYQSRVYGNTSGNLYNVKSMDIGSNHMDANQAQRPQGNTSSSGSAVVMNPGMQDARTREGVVSDEFIPKRGEGVEGREGIVGRGMGMGNNGNTGGDLKYTDDLMTSYAAIFENGVGKIGESDQKKVIEALKHLQEGEELEKYWDVDVILRYMAAHTVVVNLDSYSSNMAQNYYIYENDGKLTILPWDYNLAFGGFSSNSMTEVVNFPIDTPVSGVTMEERPLFNILLSQETYKATYHEYLETIVSDYLKQGQWAKKIETLDQLIGVYVEKDPSAFCTYEEYKQAIDTLTNLGTLRSESILGQLEGAIPSTNTTQETAKEKLIQADHLSIEDLGSMGGGGNSGKMAIFDQAKTD